ATATCCCTCGGAAAACTCTGTTTCCGGGGGATATTTGTTATAAATAACGGTTCTTTATACCTGTTGTTTTTTATAATAAAATGGTCAATATTGCGCTTTTTGACTTCAAACTTTTTTTGATAGGAAAAGTTTGCGTAAGTTTGTGGTTCAAAATTGCAACATGAATTATGTTTAAAGATAAAACGATCGTATATACTTCCGGAACATTCGATATGTTTCATTATAATCATCTCCGGATGATCAATTATGCCCGTAGCCTGGCTGATATCCTGATCGTAGGAGTAAGCACGGACGAACTGGTTTCTTCTTATAAAGCAAATCCTATTATCCCGTTCAACGAGCGTCTTCAGATCATTGAAGCGTTGAAAACTCCGGATATTGTCATACCGCAGCATACACTCGATCATACAGAGATTGTGAAGAAGCTGAATATCGATGCTTTCGTGGTTGGTGACGACTGGTACGGTAAATACGATTATCTGAAAGATTTAGGTGTACAGGTTTTTTATTTCCCATACGGAACCGGCGTTTCTTCAT
This is a stretch of genomic DNA from Parabacteroides chongii. It encodes these proteins:
- a CDS encoding adenylyltransferase/cytidyltransferase family protein, whose translation is MFKDKTIVYTSGTFDMFHYNHLRMINYARSLADILIVGVSTDELVSSYKANPIIPFNERLQIIEALKTPDIVIPQHTLDHTEIVKKLNIDAFVVGDDWYGKYDYLKDLGVQVFYFPYGTGVSSSNLKKTIHDSYEENLKYQRHAKPATVKGKGEE